From Sphingopyxis sp. USTB-05, the proteins below share one genomic window:
- a CDS encoding helix-turn-helix transcriptional regulator has product MVNQQASLDSLFHALADPTRRAVVSRLLKGAAPVKQLSEPFEMGLPAFLKHLTVLETSGLIHTEKHGRVRTCRVDAERLAAAEDWLSRQRAIWQGRTDRLAAFVESQTPPEQA; this is encoded by the coding sequence ATGGTGAACCAACAAGCCTCGCTCGATTCGCTGTTCCATGCGCTCGCCGACCCGACGCGCCGCGCGGTCGTCAGCCGCCTTCTCAAAGGCGCCGCGCCGGTGAAGCAGCTATCCGAACCGTTCGAAATGGGCCTCCCCGCCTTCCTCAAACATCTGACGGTGCTCGAAACGTCGGGGCTGATCCACACCGAAAAGCACGGCCGCGTCCGCACCTGCCGCGTCGATGCCGAACGGCTCGCGGCGGCGGAGGATTGGCTCTCGCGCCAACGCGCCATCTGGCAGGGCCGCACCGATCGCCTTGCCGCCTTCGTCGAATCGCAAACACCCCCGGAGCAAGCATGA